In the genome of Streptomyces aquilus, the window TGGAGGGCGATGTACGGCATGGTCGCGAGGATGCCGGTGACGGCGACCGCGAGCGACAGGCCCTTGGAACCGAAGCGTCCGCGCACGAAGTCGGAGGTCGTCACATAGCCGTGCTTGTGCGACACCGACCAGAGGCGGGGCAGGAAGGTGAAGATCAGCGGGTAGACGAGGATCGTGTACGGCACGGCGAAGAAGCCGGCCGCGCCCGCCGCGTAGATGGCCGCGGGGACGGCGACGAAGGTGTACGCCGTGTAGAGGTCGCCGCCGAGCAGGAACCAGGTGACCCAGGTGCCGAACGACCGCCCGCCCAGGCCCCACTCGTCGAGGCTGTGCTCGTTCTCTGCCTTGCGCCAGCGCGCGGCGAGGAAGCCCATGACCGTGACGGCCAGGAAGAAGAAGACGAAGACGCCGAGCGCGACGCCGTTCACGCCGTCGTTCACTGGGCACCTCCACGACGGGCGCGCTGGTCACGCTGCCACAGCTTGTACGCGGTCATCGTCAGCGCGGTGGAGATCAGCACCCACAGCATCTGGTACCAGTAGAAGAAGGGGATGCCGATGAAGGCCGGGTCGACCTTCGCGTACGACCCCACCCACAGCATCGCCACGAAGGGCGCGAGGAGGCAGAGGGCGATGACCACGCGCACGGGTGTCACCACCGGTGGTCTGGCCTCGGGCGAATCTGATGACATGCGGCGGCTCCGATCCCCTCATCACTGATCACCGTGTAACGCGCAGGCAATCTAGGTCACGGTGTGACAGGAGTGGAAGACCTCGTCCGCATATCGGTATGTCGATTCGGTGAAGGTCCGACATCGGTGTCAACGGTTGCTGGATTCCGCCGTCAGCAGCAGCGGAAACCCTGGCGCGGGTCCGCCTCCTGCCGGTCCGTCCGCATCCGCTCGAACTCCCGCCGGGTCGGCACGTCCGCCTGCGGGTGGTCCCGGCGGACGTGCGCGACATAGCGGTCGTAGGCCGACTCGTCGGTCAACTCCCGTACGTACCAGCGCACCTTCTCAAGGGCCCGCCGCAGTGCCGACCTCATGGCGTGCCTCCTCCTCCTTCTCCTCGCGGGTCGGGAACAGCCCGGCCGGGGCGACGAGTTTCGACTCGACGTACGGCGCCTCGCTCAGCGTGGAGAGGGCCGGGCGTCGTACATGCCGGACACAGACCCTCAGCGCGTCGGCGATCACCACCACGATCAGCAGGGCGAGGACCGCGGTGAGGACGCCGTCGACCGTGGAGTTGGTGACCACGGTGTGCATGTCGTCCATGTTCTTCGCGGGCGGCAGGACCTCACCCCGGTCGATGGCGTCCTGGAAGACGGACCGCTGCTTGAAGAAGCCCACCTTGGGGTCGTCGGAGAACACCTTCTGCCAGCTCGCGGTCAGCGTGACGGTGGCGTCCCAGACGAGCGGGACGCCGGTGATCCAGGCCCACTTGAGGCGCCCGGACTTCACCAGCAGGGTGGTGCAGACGGCCAGGGCGACGGCGGCGAGCAGCTGGTTGGAGATGCCGAAGATCGGGAAGAGCTGGTTGATCCCGCCGAGCGGTTCGTGGACGCCCACCCAGAGGAAGTAGCCCCACAGTCCGCACACGAGCGCGCTGGTGATGACGAGTCCGGGCTTCCAGCTCACGTTCTTGAAGGGCCTGATGACGTTGCCCAGCATGTCCTGGAGCATGAACCGGCCCACGCGGGTACCGGCGTCCAGCGCGGTCAGGATGAACAGCGCCTCGAACATGATCGCGAAGTGGTACCAGAAGGCGCGCAGGCTCCCGCCGGTGACCTTGGAGAAGATCTCCGAGACACCGATGGCGAGCGTGGGCGCGCCGCCGGTGCGGGACAACAGGCTTGATTCCTCGACGCGTTCGGCGGCTCGGGCCAGGTCGTCCGGGGAGATGGAGTAGCCCCAGCCGGTCACCACCCGGGACGCTTCCTGCACGGTGGTGCCGATGGCCCCGGAGGGCGCGTTCATCGCGAAGTACAGGCCCGGGTCGATGATGCTGGCCGCGACCAGCGCCATGACGGCCACCGACGACTCCATCAGCATGGAGCCGTAGCCGATCATGCGGACCTGCGTCTCCTTCTGGATCATCTTGGGCGTGGTGCCACTCGAAATGAGCGAGTGGAAGCCGGACAGCGCCCCGCAGGCGATGGTGATGAAGACGAAGGGGAACAACGACCCGGCGAAGACAGGGCCGTTGCCGCGCGAGGCGAAGTCCGTCACCGCGTCCATCTTCAGCGTGGGCAGCGCGATCACGACGCCCAGCGCCAGCAGGAGGATGGTGCCGATCTTCATGAAGGTGGAGAGGTAGTCGCGGGGTGCGAGGAGCATCCACACCGGCAGGATCGACGCGATGAAGCCGTACGCCACCAGCCAGACGACCAGCGTCGAGGGGGCGAGCGTGAAGGTGTCGGCCCAGGACGACTCCGCCACCCAGCGCCCGGCGACCAGCGCGAGCAGCAGCAGGGCCACGCCGATGAGCGAGACCTCGCTGACCCGGCCGGGGCGCAGGACGCGCAGATAGAAGCCCATCAGCAGGGCGATCGGGATCGTCATCGCGATGGAGAAGGTGCCCCAGGGGGACTGGGCGAGGGCGTTGACGATGACCAGCGCCAGCACCCCGAGCAGGATGATCATGATGGCGAAGGCGGCGATGAGCGCGGCCGCGCCGCCGAACGGGCCGATCTCCTCGCGGGCCATCTGGCCGAGGGAGCGTCCGTCGCGGCGGGTCGAGAAGAACAGCACCACCATGTCCTGCACGGCCCCGGCGAAGACGACGCCCGCGATGATCCAGATCGTGCCGGGCAAGTAGCCCATCTGCGCGGCCAGTACGGGGCCGACGAGCGGGCCGGCGCCGGCGATCGCGGCGAAGTGATGGCCGAGGAGGACCCGTCGGTCGGTGGGATGGAAGTCGATGCCGTTGTTCAGGCGCTCGGCCGGGGTGGCCCTGGTCCGGTCGACCTTGAGGACCTGGTACGCGATGAACTTCGCGTAGAAGCGATAGGCGATGGCGTACGAGCCGAGGGCCGCGGCGACCATCCAGGCGGCGGAGACGTCCTCGCCGCGGGCGAGCGCGAGCACGGCCCAGCCGGTGGCTCCGACCAGCGCGACAAGGGTCCAGATGACGGTGGTTCGGACGTTCGCGGTACGCACAGGGCGGTCCTCCCGTCCATACGGAGACGGGAGGACCGTAGAGCAGGATGTGCGGTTGCGCTACACCACCGGCACTAGTCCACCGGCCTCTTCAGGCGTGCCACGAACTTGTACCGGTCCCCCCGGTACACCGACCGCACCCACTCCACCGGCTCGCCGTCCTTGTCGAAGGAGTGGCGGGACAGCATCAGCATCGGCAGGCCGACGTCGGTGCCGAGCAGGCCGGCCTCGCGCGGGGTGGCCAGGGAGGTCTCGATGGTCTCCTCGGCCTCGGCGAGATGGACGTCGTAGACCTCGGCCAACGCCGTGTACAGGGACGTGTACTTGACCAGCGAGCGGCGCAGGGCCGGGAAGCGCTTGGCGCTCAGGTGGGTCGTCTCGATGGCCATCGGCTCGCCGTTGGCCATGCGCAGCCGTTCGATGCGCAGCACCCGGCCGCCGGCGGTGATGTCGAGGAGTTCGGCGAGGCGGTCGTCGGCGGTGATGTAGCCGATGTCGAGGAGCTGCGAGGTGGGTTCGAGACCCTGGGCGCGCATGTCCTCGGTGTAAGAGGTGAGTTGCAGCGCCTGCGAGACCTTGGGCTTGGCGACGAACGTGCCCTTGCCCTGGATGCGTTCCAGGCGGCCCTCGACGACGAGTTCCTGGAGGGCCTGGCGCACGGTGGTGCGCGAGGTGTCGAACTCGGCCGCGAGCGTGCGCTCGGGCGGGACGGGCGTGCCGGGTGCCTGGGTCTCGGTCATGTCGAGCAGGTGCTTCTTCAGGCGGTAGTACTTGGGCACGCGCGCGGTTCGGACGGTCGCCCCACCCTCGTTCTCCGCGCTGCTGACCTCGGTGCTCATGCCTCTGCCTTCCCGGCTCCGGATGCGGGTCGCATCGTGATCCCCTCTGTATACCGTCGCCAACTCTTTTGGTCTAGTCCATAGCCTCAAGTGGTCTAGTGGAAGACAGTACTCCGGCAGCACTGTTTTCGCTGGCTTCTTACTTAAAGGTTCCTGCATATGTAGGTCGGATAACGGCTGGTCAGAGGCTGTTCGGACACCCTTGACAGGCCCCGTGGTCTGGTCCAAGCTCCCGGTACTGGTCTACACCATTGGTCCAGGGCCCCAGCTTCGTGGGCGGGGGGTGTGGGCATCCTGAGGAGGATGGCGTGAAGCGCAAGCTCATTACCGCGATCGGTGTCGCGGCCATGTTGGTCTCCGTCGCGGCGTGTGGGGGCGACGACGGCGACAGTGGTGACAAGGCGGGGGCGGACGGTTACGCCGGCCAGACCCTCACCGTCTGGGTCATGGACGGCTCCTCGCCGGACCAGTGGCAGAAGGACGTCCAGGCCGCCTTCGAGAAGAAGACCAAGGCCAAGGTCAAGTTCGAGATCCAGCAGTGGAACGGCATCCAGCAGAAGCTGACCACCGCCCTGTCGGAGGAGAACCCGCCCGACGTCTTCGAGATCGGCAACACCCAGACCCCGGCCTACGCCAAGACCGGCGGCCTCGCCGACCTCGCCGACCTCAAGTCGTCGATCGGCGCCGACTGGACCGAGTCCCTGAACAAGTCCTCGATCTACGACGGCAAGCAGTACGCGGCGCCCTGGTACTTCGCCAACCGCGTCGTCATCTACAACAAGAAGGTCTGGGCCGACGCCGGCATCAAGGACACCCCGAAGACCCGGGACGAGTTCTACGCCGACCTCAAGCAGATCGGCGAGAAGACCAAGGCCGAGCCGATCTACCTGCCCGGCCAGAACTGGTACCACTTCGTCGGTCTCACCATCGGTGAGGGCGCCGAGCTGGTGAAGAAGGACGGCGACAAGTACGTCTCCAACCTGGCCGACCCGAAGGTCGCCGCCGCCATGGAGACCTACAAGAAGTTCCAGGCCCTGTCCAAGGCCCCCAAGGACAAGGACGAGGCCACCCCGCAGCAGGCCGAGGTCTTCGCCAAGGGCAACGTCGGTGCCTTCATCGGCATGGGCTGGGAGGCCGGCACGGCCATCGCCGCCAACAAGAAGATCGAGTCGGACATCGGCTACTTCACCATCCCCGGTGCCACGGCCGACAAGCCCGAGGGTGTCTTCCTCGGCGGCTCCAACCTCGCGGTCGCCGCGGGCAGCAAGAAGCAGGAGCTCGCCAAGGAGTTCCTGAAGATCGCCCTGTCCGACAAGTACGAGGGCGAGCTGGCCAAGCTCAACGGCGTCATCCCGAACAAGGAGGCCCTCCAGAGCAACCTGAAGGGCAACGCCGTCGCCGAGGCCGCCGCGCCGGCCGCCGCCGGTGGTGGCACCACGCCGCTGATCCCCGAGTGGGCCGCGGTCGAGAACGCCCCCAACCCGGTCAAGACGTACATGACCGCCGTCCTCAACGGCAAGTCACCGGCCGAGGCCGCCAAGCAGGTCGAGAGCGAGTTCAACAAGCGCCTCGCCCAGCAGCAGTAAGGGCAACGGGGCGGGGGCCGGCCGACGGTCCCCGCCCCGCCTTCCGGTAGGTCGAGTAGAGAGACGCGAGCATGACCGTGCAGACCGAACGGCCGCCCTCCGGTCCGGTGGACGTGACGAAAGTGGACCAGCGGGGGCCCGGTGCGCAGCGGCCCGCCTCCCGCGCGGGCGCGCTCGCCCCGTACCTCCTGCTGCTGCCGGCCTGCGCGGCCACCGTGCTGCTGCTCGGCTGGCCGCTGCTGAAGGACCTCCTGCTGTCGTTCCAGAACCTCAACATGGGACAGCTGATCCAGCATGTCACCGAGTGGAACGGCATCGAGAACTACAAACAGGCCCTCACCGGCGAGGACTTCTGGCGCGTCACCGGCCGCTCGATCCTCTTCACGGCCGTCAACGTCGTCCTGACCATGCTCCTGGGCGCCCTGGTCGGCCTGCTCCTTGCCCGCCTCGGCAAGCGGATGCGGGTCACCCTGATGATCGGGCTCGTGCTGGCCTGGGCGATGCCCGTGGTCGCCGCGACCACCGTCTACCAGTGGCTCTTCGCCCAACGCTTCGGCGTCGTCAACTGGGTCCTGGACAAGCTCGGTTGGCACTCCATGGCCGACTACAGCTGGACCAGCAGCCAGCTGTCGACGTTCTTCGTCGTGACCGTGCTGATCGTCTGGCAGTCGATCCCGTTCGTCGCCATCAACCTGTACGCCGCCACGACCACGATCCCCGGTGAGCTGTACGAGGCCGCGGCCCTGGACGGCGCGGGCGCCTGGAAGAGCTTCACGACCGTGACGCTGCCGTTCCTGCGCCCCTTCCTCTACGCCACGACCTTCCTGGAGGTCATCTGGATCTTCAAGGCGTTCGTGCAGGTCTTCACCATCAACGGCGGCGGCCCCGACCGGCTCACCGAGATCCTGCCCGTCTACGCCTACATCGAGGGCGTCGGCAACCAGCACTACGGCATGGGCGCCGCGATCGCCGTCCTGACCATCCTGATCCTGCTGGTCATCACCGCGTACTACCTGCGGATCGTGCTCAAGCAAGAGGAGGACGAGCTGTGAAGCGCTCGCTGCTCAGCCGCATCTGGCCCAACGCCACGGCCGTCATCCTGTTCGCCGGCTTCGTCTTCCCCGTCTACTGGATGTTCGCCACGGCCCTCAAGCCGACCGGCGACATCATCTCGGAGAACCCGGTCTGGTTCCCGACCCACATCACCTTCGAGCACTTCAAGACCGCCACGGGCGTCGACCACTTCTGGACGTACGTCACCAACTCGCTGATCGTCACGGTCTGCGCGGTCCTCCTGTCCCTCGCCGTCGCCCTGGCCGGCGCCTTCGCGCTCGCCCGGATGCGGTTCAAGGGCCGCCGGGGCTTCATCATCGGGTTCATGCTGGCCCAGATGGCGCCCTGGGAGGTCATGATCATCGCGATGTACATGATCGTGCGGGACGCGTCCATGCTGAACAGCCTGGTCCCGCTGACCGCCTTCTACATGATGATGATCCTGCCCTTCACGATCCTGACGCTGCGCGGCTTCGTCGCCGCCGTGCCCAAGGAACTGGAGGAGGCGGCGATGGTCGACGGCTGCACCCGCGCTCAGGCCTTCCGCAAGGTGATCCTCCCGCTGCTCGCCCCCGGTCTGATGTCCACCTCGCTCTTCGGCTTCATCACCGCCTGGAACGAGTTCCCGCTGGTCCTGGTCCTGAACAAGGAGGCGGAGGCCCAGACCCTGCCCCTGTGGCTGTCCAGCTTCCAGACCGCCTTCGGCGACGACTGGGGCGCGACCATGGCGGCGTCCTCCCTCTTCGCCGTCCCGATCCTGATCCTCTTCGTCTTCCTGCAGCGCAGGGCCGTCAATGGTCTGACGGCCGGCGCGGTGAAGGGATAACGCCACCCGATGACGACTTTCGCCAAGGGCACCGACACCCTCACGCGCGACGCGCTCACGGTCCTCCAGCCCGGCTTCACCGGCACCACCGCCCCCGACTGGCTGCTGCGCCGCCTGGGCGAGGGCCTGGCCTCGGTGGGCCTGTTCGGCCGCAACATCGCCTCGCCGGACCAACTCTCCGCCCTGACCGCCCAGTTGCGCGCCGAGCGCGACGACGTCCTGGTCGCGATCGACGAGGAGGGCGGCGACGTCACACGTCTTGAGGTGCGCACCGGCTCCAGCTTCCCCGGCAACCACGCCCTGGGCGCGGTCGACGACGTGGACCTCACCCGCGAGGTCGCCTTCGAACTCGGCCGCCGTCTCGCCGCCTGCGGGGTGAACCTCAACTGGGCCCCCTCGGCGGACGTGAACTCGAACCCGTCGAATCCCGTGATCGGGGTCCGCTCCTTCGGTTCCGCCGCCGACCTGGTCGCCCGCCACACCGCCGCCTATGTCACCGGCCTCCAGTCGGCCGGCGTGGCGGCCTGCACCAAGCACTTCCCGGGCCACGGCGACACCGCGACCGACTCCCACCACGCCCTGCCCCGCATCGACGCGGACGCCTCGGTCCTGCCGGAGCGCGAACTCGCCCCGTTCCGCGCCGCGATCGCCGCCGGCAGCCGCGCGGTGATGAGCGCCCACATCCTGGTCCCGGCCCTGGACCCCGACCACCCGGCGACCCTCTCCCGCAAGATCCTGACCGACCTGCTGCGCGGCGAACTCGGCTATGACGGCCTGATCGTCACCGACGGCATGGAGATGCAGGCGATCGCCGCCGGCTACGGCATCGAACGCGGCAGCGTCCTCGCCATCGCGGCCGGCGCCGACGCGATCTGCGTGGGCGGCGGCCTGGCCGACGACGAGACGGTACGACGGCTGCGCGACGCCCTGGTCTCGGCCGTCCGCTCCGGCGACCTCCCCGAGGAACGCCTCGCGGACGCCGCCGACCGCGTCCGCGCCCTCGCTCGCTGGACGGCGGCGGCCTCGGCGGCGGACGCCCCGGCCACCGGCGACCCGGACGTCGGCCTGCGCGCCGCCCGCCGCGCCCTGACCCTCACCGGCGCCGACGGCTTCACCCCGCTCGCCGAGGCACCGTTCGTCGCCGCCTTCACCCCGGTCGCGAACATCGCGGTCGGCGACGAGACCCCGTGGGGTGTGGCCGCGGAACTCACCCGCCTCCTGCCCGGCACCGACACCGGCAGCTTCGTCGGGGACGGCGCCGGCATGGCGGCCCTGGCCGCGGCGGGCCGCCGCCGCATCGTCGCCGTGGTCCGCGACGAGCACCGCCACCCCTGGATGGGCTCGGCCCTCGACTCGGTCCTGCGCACCCGCCCGGACACGATCGTGGTCGAG includes:
- a CDS encoding carbohydrate ABC transporter permease, with the protein product MKRSLLSRIWPNATAVILFAGFVFPVYWMFATALKPTGDIISENPVWFPTHITFEHFKTATGVDHFWTYVTNSLIVTVCAVLLSLAVALAGAFALARMRFKGRRGFIIGFMLAQMAPWEVMIIAMYMIVRDASMLNSLVPLTAFYMMMILPFTILTLRGFVAAVPKELEEAAMVDGCTRAQAFRKVILPLLAPGLMSTSLFGFITAWNEFPLVLVLNKEAEAQTLPLWLSSFQTAFGDDWGATMAASSLFAVPILILFVFLQRRAVNGLTAGAVKG
- a CDS encoding GntR family transcriptional regulator, which translates into the protein MSTEVSSAENEGGATVRTARVPKYYRLKKHLLDMTETQAPGTPVPPERTLAAEFDTSRTTVRQALQELVVEGRLERIQGKGTFVAKPKVSQALQLTSYTEDMRAQGLEPTSQLLDIGYITADDRLAELLDITAGGRVLRIERLRMANGEPMAIETTHLSAKRFPALRRSLVKYTSLYTALAEVYDVHLAEAEETIETSLATPREAGLLGTDVGLPMLMLSRHSFDKDGEPVEWVRSVYRGDRYKFVARLKRPVD
- a CDS encoding DUF3311 domain-containing protein, giving the protein MSSDSPEARPPVVTPVRVVIALCLLAPFVAMLWVGSYAKVDPAFIGIPFFYWYQMLWVLISTALTMTAYKLWQRDQRARRGGAQ
- a CDS encoding CstA-like transporter-associated (seleno)protein produces the protein MRSALRRALEKVRWYVRELTDESAYDRYVAHVRRDHPQADVPTRREFERMRTDRQEADPRQGFRCC
- a CDS encoding carbon starvation CstA family protein produces the protein MRTANVRTTVIWTLVALVGATGWAVLALARGEDVSAAWMVAAALGSYAIAYRFYAKFIAYQVLKVDRTRATPAERLNNGIDFHPTDRRVLLGHHFAAIAGAGPLVGPVLAAQMGYLPGTIWIIAGVVFAGAVQDMVVLFFSTRRDGRSLGQMAREEIGPFGGAAALIAAFAIMIILLGVLALVIVNALAQSPWGTFSIAMTIPIALLMGFYLRVLRPGRVSEVSLIGVALLLLALVAGRWVAESSWADTFTLAPSTLVVWLVAYGFIASILPVWMLLAPRDYLSTFMKIGTILLLALGVVIALPTLKMDAVTDFASRGNGPVFAGSLFPFVFITIACGALSGFHSLISSGTTPKMIQKETQVRMIGYGSMLMESSVAVMALVAASIIDPGLYFAMNAPSGAIGTTVQEASRVVTGWGYSISPDDLARAAERVEESSLLSRTGGAPTLAIGVSEIFSKVTGGSLRAFWYHFAIMFEALFILTALDAGTRVGRFMLQDMLGNVIRPFKNVSWKPGLVITSALVCGLWGYFLWVGVHEPLGGINQLFPIFGISNQLLAAVALAVCTTLLVKSGRLKWAWITGVPLVWDATVTLTASWQKVFSDDPKVGFFKQRSVFQDAIDRGEVLPPAKNMDDMHTVVTNSTVDGVLTAVLALLIVVVIADALRVCVRHVRRPALSTLSEAPYVESKLVAPAGLFPTREEKEEEARHEVGTAAGP
- a CDS encoding glycoside hydrolase family 3 protein; the encoded protein is MTTFAKGTDTLTRDALTVLQPGFTGTTAPDWLLRRLGEGLASVGLFGRNIASPDQLSALTAQLRAERDDVLVAIDEEGGDVTRLEVRTGSSFPGNHALGAVDDVDLTREVAFELGRRLAACGVNLNWAPSADVNSNPSNPVIGVRSFGSAADLVARHTAAYVTGLQSAGVAACTKHFPGHGDTATDSHHALPRIDADASVLPERELAPFRAAIAAGSRAVMSAHILVPALDPDHPATLSRKILTDLLRGELGYDGLIVTDGMEMQAIAAGYGIERGSVLAIAAGADAICVGGGLADDETVRRLRDALVSAVRSGDLPEERLADAADRVRALARWTAAASAADAPATGDPDVGLRAARRALTLTGADGFTPLAEAPFVAAFTPVANIAVGDETPWGVAAELTRLLPGTDTGSFVGDGAGMAALAAAGRRRIVAVVRDEHRHPWMGSALDSVLRTRPDTIVVEMGVPQAPPRGALHIATHGAARVCGRAAAEVIAGE
- a CDS encoding extracellular solute-binding protein codes for the protein MKRKLITAIGVAAMLVSVAACGGDDGDSGDKAGADGYAGQTLTVWVMDGSSPDQWQKDVQAAFEKKTKAKVKFEIQQWNGIQQKLTTALSEENPPDVFEIGNTQTPAYAKTGGLADLADLKSSIGADWTESLNKSSIYDGKQYAAPWYFANRVVIYNKKVWADAGIKDTPKTRDEFYADLKQIGEKTKAEPIYLPGQNWYHFVGLTIGEGAELVKKDGDKYVSNLADPKVAAAMETYKKFQALSKAPKDKDEATPQQAEVFAKGNVGAFIGMGWEAGTAIAANKKIESDIGYFTIPGATADKPEGVFLGGSNLAVAAGSKKQELAKEFLKIALSDKYEGELAKLNGVIPNKEALQSNLKGNAVAEAAAPAAAGGGTTPLIPEWAAVENAPNPVKTYMTAVLNGKSPAEAAKQVESEFNKRLAQQQ
- a CDS encoding carbohydrate ABC transporter permease is translated as MTVQTERPPSGPVDVTKVDQRGPGAQRPASRAGALAPYLLLLPACAATVLLLGWPLLKDLLLSFQNLNMGQLIQHVTEWNGIENYKQALTGEDFWRVTGRSILFTAVNVVLTMLLGALVGLLLARLGKRMRVTLMIGLVLAWAMPVVAATTVYQWLFAQRFGVVNWVLDKLGWHSMADYSWTSSQLSTFFVVTVLIVWQSIPFVAINLYAATTTIPGELYEAAALDGAGAWKSFTTVTLPFLRPFLYATTFLEVIWIFKAFVQVFTINGGGPDRLTEILPVYAYIEGVGNQHYGMGAAIAVLTILILLVITAYYLRIVLKQEEDEL